The genomic window gaacacagacaaacagatcaaacttcaaaaagctcatcgttagctgtcatttcttacgcctcactcagctttttaacattaaaacagacaaaaacctgatcatacagaaattaaaactatatattgttggcttctaagtcactgtcaagagaaaacttcagtttttttaagcaaaataagaatcagagactcgatctgaaccagactagagggccggatgaaatgttacagagggccggatctggcccgctggccttgagtttgacacgtgtgcgaTAAAAGATGGCCACCCTAGCTAGTTGACGTTAAGCTGCACAAAAACGGCAACACTTTAGttaattttgcagatactgaagtgaaattaggtgtggtggtagctgagagccGTTAATTCTCCATCGCTCCTCAACGTTTAGTTTTAAACgccggcgggcgacatgcattccttccttTTAATTCCTGTGAGTCTGTAACGAATCACGTGGCTACAGAGAGGAATCTGTCGTTTCCTGGTTCCCGGGGGAAACAATCAGCACTTCCTGCTGAACGTGACGTCACGTCGagataaatggaaataaactttttattgtcttcaaactgaggttgcaggtaagatattaatgatTAACTTTCCCACAGTTGTCCAAGTTACAGCTTTAGTGATCagttgataaaaaataaacagtttgaagACTTCAgggtttatattttattttatggagCTAATTTTGACCTTTTTGATTTGTGATTTAACCCATTTTATCATCGGTTTCCAGCATTAACCACGACTGATTTTAAGGTTTCCTGCTTTTATTAATAATGTCTGACAAACGTTCCTAAAACCAGCGAAACGTTGAACGATTCTCTTCAATGATCCTGTTAACGACCGAGTAGAAAGCACAGAAAGGAGGGATGCTTTTAGGAGAAAAGGTGCAAAAATCCACCGTGTGGCGTTCAAACGTCCTTCggactttatgtttttatagtttCCACTTTTCTGCTGATCTGATCCTTTTTGTTCCAAAGAAGTGAAACTCCTGCTGCTCCGTTTGTGAACTTTGGgctgattttaacttttaaagttaataaaacgATTTAAACTGCAGCTCCTCTGTAAAGACAGAACCTGCCTCTCCTTACATGCGTCTAAAGGACAAGATgacgttttattttatattttgactcAATTATTCACGAAGAAAAGGACGATTTTCTTTCAcacctgtttgtttacctgtctgttagcaaaatatctcgtgaaccaatcagcagatttgaatgaaactctcagaaagtgatcattgaaTGAATGATCtcaattaaaaatggccgccgcagctgtaactcagttttatACAACTTGGAGTGTGATAGCTCACGAGACGTAaagttattttctgatttttattgtttaatattcatttttaaccacgatttctgttattttaaccTTATATTAGTCTTAAAATTGTCTTTATTGGTTTTTAAACTGTGATATTTGTTAATATTTATCCGTTTTAGTCTCTTATTAACTCTTTGTTGGTAGATGTTTGCCtgtaagtttgttttatatgacataaaaatgacaataactctGATTAATTGATTGATGTTTTCAGGGTTTGATCAAAGTGATCAGCATTCCTTCGGCTGTTTTAGCCACTCAGgcatcaaaacgttcagctcttTCAGGACATTTTGGCTGTGACTACttgttttttatactttttgatcCATGTCTCACAGAAATGAACTGAAATCTTTTCAGATCCTTGGAAaaactttgtgctgtttgaaatctgctttagcatctttagcttttagcttgctaGTTTTAGCCGcagctttcagctactttcttgctacctttagctggtaattttagcctctgtttttgttttatttttacagattcagTTTCATCTGCAACAGATTTCCTCATAATCCTTTGGCTGTCggcgttttcacagaaaaaactactttttcacgttaatttaatatttattcatcctttattttatattctgttcagcactttggtcagctgaggatattttctgtttaaaattacattttggaaaagaaataaattcccTTTGTCCAGTTGCTGACACAGGTAAATGTGAAAGCAAATAATttacagtttagttttagtttgaattaaaaacagatttaataacaGGAAGCataaatgacagttttattagCAAAACATAAAGTAGCTGAAAGCTTTGCGAGCAGCAGGCGAAGCTCGGCTCGGACTCTGAatgcaggtttttcttttgtcctgaacacaaaacagaaactgatctGACAATGAGTCTGTTTGGATCGTAAACGGAGCTTTATGGGTTTCAGAAACgcaacaaagtgttttttatcaGGCTTAGAGGAAGCGGAGAGGCACGCAGGTCTGCCTTTGGTGTGGTCAGTTTTATCATGAAGCACCTATGCAAATAAAGAGTGTGTGTCCTACAGAAAGTCTCATCAGATCCGAGTCACGTGACCTCAGCACCTGGACCATGAAGTACAACGAGTTCTGACTCAGCAGGACACCAAATCAGTgcctctgtctgcctgttagcaaaatatctcatgaaccgcagGACGGAtcttaatgaaattttcaggaaataatcactagatgtttatctacaactgataaatgtttgacgtcaacctgattcaagatggccgccgcagccaactgaacttcgagaacacaaaaatggttgtattTTAGtcggttttacaaatattgacctaaaatttggtgtggtagtagctgagactcactTACAACAAACGCTCTGAGCTGCACTCTTTGCACAAGAtcattgcttaaaactttagcatcaaGTCTCGGAATCCAAAcagcttgtctgttagcaaaatatctaacgaaccgctggacagatcttaatgaaactgtcagggaataatcgctggatgtacgtcgacaactgattaacttgttgagtcagtccaattcaaaatggctgccacagcttatcaagagtagccaacacagaaagggtcataactcggtcagttttagaGAAAGTGAGGAAAGATTTGGcgttttagtagctgagagtcatctccaacatgGACCATGAACGCGACGTCTCATAACGCTGCGAGAGATTACTCAAAGTTACTTTCAAGTTTTAAACTCTGTCAGGAGAGGTggcgggagatatgcattccttcaaggcttAAAGACGCTCAGGTAACAGATCGATttaagcagctgcagcagcatttttacattttgacctTCTGTGTCAGCTCTTTTCCTCCAAAACTAAATCTGTTAGGAAGAAAGATTgcagtttttgttgcttttgcatTAAAACAGCTGAGCTGCACTTTTATGTTACAGATGATAGCGATGAAAaagacatattttctttttgtttgactaGGACGTGACCTTTGAGACAAAATGTCCTGTTGACACAAAGGAGGCCGCGCCGCTGCGCTTTTTAATAAGTTACCACGTTTTCTGTTCTGTGTGGGTGAGCCGGGCAGGAAGGTTTCGGAGAAGAAATGACTAAACTGCAAACTTCTTCTCAGGAGCTCAAAGTCTGACGGCGACGCCGGGGCCTGAGCGGGCCTGAGCGGGCCTGAGTGGGCCTCGCTGTGGAGCAGGAGGTTCTGGAGGCTCTCAGGTTTCATCTCCCAGGGCAGCTGACCCAAAACAGAAACGCTGAGGGACCTGATGAAGGAGCGTTTCCTTTGTCTGATCTTTATAATCACTCTCACCTACGTCATCCGAAGTATCGGTAATTCTGGGTATTGTTCGGTTTTTAATGGGCATTTCTGGGAAATCAAAGGAAGCTGCTTTGCTTTGTTAATAGCAGCAAAGTCCATCAGATTATCACTTTTATGATAAATCATGTGTGGACTGAATGAGGACGGGCGTTACTTTCActtacaataaaacaacaggTGAAAATCAgcatctgcagctttaaaatcattcatttaGTTGATATTTCTTGCACTCAgaagtttattttgcatttaaaatattgtcCCATTGCTGCTTAGAAGAGTCTTCAACTGCTCTAAAACTGGGGTTCCCAAAAGCAGGTGTTAGGACCCCTctgtgggtcacaaaacaccaCATCTGAGGTCCTGAGATAATCCCAGAAATCAAACCAAATAATTCCCACTAGCAtagcaaataaaacagcagtatAATATGAgtttaagatgtttgttttgtccttgtCCTCCAATTAattcacttttcagcaacatttgtgttcatttatgggttagaagctaaaaggtttgctgtaaaatatgaaaaaatgttttaaaaatttgattatttttatgtttttgctcattttcaccGCTAAAGGTTGTTGACTGAAACCACCTCCAGTaagtttgaaaagtttcatttacaaaaagagGACATCTGTTCATTAAAGacgtgtttttttatgttttctcaccTCGGGTGTGATGATCTGTCTGATAAAGGTTCTTTCAGATGTGAAAGTGTCCCACCatgctccttctcctcctctggcGCTCCTTTGACTCCTGCCCTCAGGTGCACAGGTGCAGCATCTCTCTCCCGCTGCCTCTCCCTCCTGCCTTGTTCCTCTGTCCTCCACCTCTGCACACACCCttctcaaacacacacctgaagGCCCGCCCAGCTGCAGTGTTGCAACCCCCAAGCCCTCGCTTCAGAGCAGATAACTCGCATCAAGCTgcaaacaaaacctttatttgTCTCACTTCAAACGTGTGAACATGGTTTTACTTCCTTGCAGAAGGAGGCCACCTTTTTGTCCGATTTGTCCGGTTTCAGGGTGACTGTGAGGTGGAACAGGAGGCTGAGAGGGGCGTGGAGCTGCTTTGcatttaatttgtgtaaaatcACAGACAGTGAATGGATGCTTTGTCAAAcattcaaatcatttttatttaggcCACCTTGTCTGAGACTCAGTTGCTGCTGCAGGGATTTAAAAGATTTCTGTCTTATATTTAATTCACAACATCCCAAAAAAAGAGTtgtgttaaaactgtttaattaaaaaaatggaaacaatatctttgatttctatttttactttgactttCATATCATTGCAGAAAGCACAAACTTCagatatttcatattttagctTGTAACACAACTAAAGGGCCCTTAATTTAGCACACAATTATGTTGTTTCACTTTAAGATTCAacgttttttaaatgtttatttattggcaatgagtaaataaataaaaagaaaaatgagaaagtcAGTTTCaatccacaaataaaaaaaaggattcagaGCATGAAACAAATAACTAAGAGTACTGGAAGGTTTCTGACAAATTACTAACAGATATTACTGTCTACACTTATGAGTtgataaaacattattgctcaaaagctaaaatttcTTATTCTTATACAACACATATTAAATATACCcattataattataatattttatgATAAATTGATGaaattgaagcagaaaaacataaacagaagaAGGCTAAACTGCGAAATGTCGCCCTCGAGTGGTAGACTTTGGTTACTGCACTAAAGCGCCGCAGAAATTGAGCAATCAGCTGCGACTTTCAGTAAACTCAAACGTGATTGGTTAGTTGTTCAGGCTATGCTAACATCGCCCCAATTCATTGGTTAAACTTCTCCTAACGTGTCACAAACAACGAAATCCCGATGGTGACagtaaaaaaatcttaaaatatatattttaaatcaatgAAGCGGTGAAATATTGGAGGCTTTTTCGGGTTTGAAAGGGCGGAGGAATAATGGAGGTGAGCCAAAAACACTTTCGCTGcctaagctaagctaacaagctaacatcTGCTAGCTGACATTAACTGACTCAAAGTACGAtttagctgaaaaaacaaatatttttaaagctcaTGGTAAAATCTGTGTCGCCAGTTTgggttttcatgtttgtttgttttctatgaAGCTGATGAAGTTGTTTCCCTTTTGCTTTATGGTACTAAAACAGAGAAACGAGGGGaaaaatattgatgtttttttgttttttcaacagaATATCCAAAATCTTCCCATCGACATACAGACCAGCAAGCTTTTAGGTGAGGAAAAGTACAAATATTACTgtacaaaaatcttttttaacttctttaagGAGCctgactttcttgtaatctccTATTGGTGTTGAGGATTATTTATCCAATCTTTCTGAAGACCTTTCAGTCTTTCTTAGgactttggtttcttttttagctttttttagtccagtttttgttgcagatcattttcagaggaattagtttgttttcagggtttCTTAGTTAGTCTGGAAAAGTCTGAACTTtgcttttagtctttaaaaagtaTCTGGTTttctaaaaggaaaatgtttgatCATTACTCCAGTCATAGTTGTCGTTTACAAAGTAACATGTGAAACTCATAAAGCTTAAataagtgctgtataaatacaAACTGGTTGCCATATGTTGAAACCAGTGagctccaggaccaggactggacatcAATACCCTAAAGAATAtcctgcatttttaattttccctgAATCAGAAAATTTGGCAAAGTGAAACTCGTGTtgtactgaaaagaaaaaaacacttaaaccaTCTAATTAAGTCcataaagttattattttaaaaaaggcagcagTTGTCATTTCCTGCCAGCCATCTTTTGTGTGCAGTCTGCTGtacatttacaataaatgttttgtacTTGGGTGTTAAAAGTGACCAAAAATTAATAGAAAAACCTGGAAATTTGAGTCTAGAGAAgtctaaaaaatgaaaacaggaaaggtGTATGAAccttgtgtttattaaaccagtTAGGACTAATAAAGAAGCGTTCAGtattcaaaaatgtttgtaagTTTAAGAGGTGAGCCACTGATGTGTCAACACGTTAGCAGCTCTGTTTGTTGCAAAgacaaaattgtatttaaatttttaaatgcatctctaaaaatatctaaaaagatGAAGTTCCGTGCACGGCACAGCTATTATAATtcatgattttaaatgtttgagcaAACAAAATGTAAGATCTCTTTAAACACTAATGAGACGTTTCTGCGTTTAAGTTGAGCtaaattgttctgtttgtttgcagactgGCTGCTGGATCGACGTCACTGTAACATCAAATGGCAAAGCACCATAAAAACCATCAGAGAGAAGATCAACGCAGCCATTCAGGACATGCCGGAGAACGAGGAGATCAAGCAGCTTCTCTCCGGTTCCTGTAGGTTCCTCCTGAAAAACTCGGGACCTGGACTGTTCTCTCGCTCCTGTTACTGTGACAGTTATCTCATACGGTCAGAAATATGTAAAAAGGTTTGCTCTGTTCGAATTTCACGTCAGCATGTTggaacaaacacatttttacctCTTGGGAAGTGACAAACTGTGGTGGTTTTAAAGTAGAATTTCTTATCATTGCTTGATAATTTAACTTCTAAAAAGTTCAGAACCTCTgataaaaagccaaaatgttcAGTCAGAGGGGGGTCAACAGATGCTCAGTTTTTAACttgaactgatttaaaaattCTATTCTTTgtataactttaaaataaatcattatttttaattgtttgttagACAGAAGGTAGATTTTTAGGAAGTCCTCTGTGCATCTCTTTGTAATGATTGCTTGTAAATTATCCTCACAGACATTCATTACTTTCACTGCTTGAGGATCGTGGAGATCCTGAAAGGAACCGAGGCTTCATCGAAGAACATCTTTGGCAGATATTCATCTCAGAGAATGAAGGTAAACGGATTCAAACAGTCATTTTCACATCGTGTCAATCTGTCAGAATTTACagcttcagtctgtttttgttctcaggACTGGCAGGAGATTGTGTCACTTTATGAAGCAGATAATGTGTATTTGGGTgagtttttttacaaatttatttattgattgttCCTGTCAGAGTGTGGATGGTTTTAATATCTGGTCACAGAGTTTGAAGCTGGGAGTTCTTTAGCAGCAGTGGATGCGATGAGCCGTATCCttcttaaataataaaaccagtcTTCGTTTGCCCCAGCCGAGGTGGCCAGCTTGCTGATTCGAAACGTGAGCTACGAAGGTCCGGCTCTGAGGAAGCAGCTAGCCAAAGCTCAGCAGCTACAGCAGGAGCTCAGCAGGCGGGAGGTGGAGTGTCAGAgttcagcagcagagctgagggAGCGCTACTACGCCGCCTGCAAACAGTACGGGATCACTGTGAGTCCGAGACGCACACCGGGCGCTGCGGGGTCGAGAGCCGTGCGTTCCAATAACAGTGTCTTCTTCTGTCAGGGCGAAAATGTTCCACGAGAACTCCAAGCTCTGGTGAAAGAGTTACCGGATGTCCTGGAGAAGGTCGGGAGGGACGCGGCACAGTTGGAGGAGCTGATTCAGCTTTACGCCGCTTTCACAAACTTTGTCTGCGACTGGTGAGTCCACCGTCCGGATAAAATGTCCTCttgttgctctgtgtgtgtgtgtgtgtgtgtgtgtgtctgtgtgtgcgcgcgcatcCACAAAACGTAAACAGACTTAATTCATACAgtactttgtctgtctgttagcaaaaaaaactaatttttaagGGAAACTCttaatgattttaataaaactcttccaaagtaatgattggatgaaaatctacaactgatcaacttttagagtcaacctgattcaagatggctgccacagctaatcagcattaccaaacacaaaaatggctcaagCTCATGATGGTATTTTCAggctttgaccaaaatgaccaaaactcaTTTCTTAACATTCGatgattttaatgtaaaactacggcatgaaaggcagcgggcgatatgcattcctttaggtAATGCATATTTTTCTAGTTTCTTTAGCATCCAGAATGCTTTACACaataaacaagtttaattttgtgctttaaattcTCTAAAATCACCACATTTCgctgtttaaacacatttcaagaAGCACATTGGAGGTTTTGGGACATTTTACAGACAGACTGAACCAATGATGACTTACTTtccactgttttaaataaaacactttttgatttagtctgcttttattaaatgtCATAAATGTAAAACCAACTGGATCAAGCTTTATCTTATTCCTGTGTCTGTTACTTTAATCCAGCAGaagagttttagctgttttcttctcttccagGTTTATTCTTAAACTTAGTTTGCTCCATTTCTTTACTGATAGtctgatatttattttgttttgtttttttacataaagtgTTCAGATAGCTCCAGAGCATCCTGTAGCCCCTCAAATATTCCCCCCATGGCTGCAGCAAAATCTTTTTTCGTTTTGGTCCGATGGGCTCACATGTTGTCTTCTGTAGGTCTGAACCAATCCTGCCCATGCTGACTTTTGCCCAGAAGAAGGGGAACAAAACGTTTTATGAGTGGAGAACGGGGAACGTTCCGATGGTTGTTGAGCGTCCGGCCGTGGAGGATGGACCTCCTGATGCTGTGACCGAAGACACGGTTGGTTTAATCAGTAACATTTAATGAACCAGAGAAGAATTAGCCTCCTTCATCATGATTTTTCATGCAAGTTTCATCTAAATGTGGCGTTAATTCAAATAGTTTTGACATTCTACGGCAGTGGTGactaaccctggtcctggatcatcaccatcctgcaggttttagatgtttctctgctctgactcacctgatttaaTGACTCGGGGATTAACGGGCTTccgctgaggagcagagaaacatctaaaacctgcaggatggtggccctccaggaccagctccttttttaaaaatggaataaaatttGTTTCAGATCGACTGGGGGGACTTCGGGAAGGGAGCAGACGATCTGGGGGTGAACGCCGGCGTCGCGGTTGAGGATGGAATAGACTGGGGTATCAGTCTGGAGCCGACATCCGAGGTAAGAACCAACCTGCGTGTTGATTTAGCACACAATTAATCACCATAGATCACCATCTAAACATACAAACAAGctacagttttaattttagagTCAAACATGAAGCTCTTTATCTTCTCATCTGAAGATAACGTGAATTTCTTGCCTGTTGagccctcttcctcctcctggttCTCCTCTGTGATAACTGGGTCACCTTCCGTTTGTTTGGTGAAgaagttaaaatgatcaaatctgAAGATAAAGGGACAAAGACCAGATTGTCTTCTTGTCTCCCTCATCAGGACGCCGGGGCGGGCGGCATCGACTGGGGCGACAGCGAAGCGGCTCCCGTAGAAATCGAAGTTGTAGACGCAGGCACTGAATGTAAGaatatggcttttttttaattcctcctGATGATTTCAGACAAACGTACTCGGCACTAAAAGATGCGTTTGTTATGGTTCAGGTCCTGAGGGCGTGGCGAGGGGGGAGGACGCTCTGAGTTTACTGGAAAACCCTCAGTCACGCAGCCAGTTCATCGATGAGCTCATGGAGGTAAAAACGACACTCTGGCTGTCTGATTGATGACGGTGAGAGTCAATGGTTGTAATGATAAACCAAACAGGTTTTACTcctgaaaacaagcagcaaagaTCATTATTTCAGGTATTACATGTAGCTAAACTATACAGTCTTTTGTTATTTAAtcagtatttataaaatattaaacaaaatcagagattaaaagttttaaactaagatgttgtccgatctgttagagctcagagtttgtgttggggatgactctcagctactgtggCACCAGATTTCAGtttaatatctgtcaaatcGACTCAactgcagccatttctgtgttgattagctgtggcagccatcttgaatgaggttgactccaaacgttcaTTTAATCATTACGTTCtgggagtttaattaaaatttgcctggtggttcatgagacattttgctaacagacaatttATCTCCCACCTTTTAGTAGCAGGTGATGACTATTCgagggctaaaaaaaaaggcatattttaaaatcttaaatgtTTAATGATGGAAAATTATTCCACTTCTTACCCAGTGGGCTTTAAATTTAGAGGCGTGGAGATTTAGAGTTCAGAGATGAAATACTTTAGGTTTATAAAGGATGATGAGATCGTTTTTTTGTGCCTaaactgtttgaaataaaagctgttgtTGTTACCTAGCTTTGATTTGCCTCAGAAACAAAGATCTGATGAAAAGAAGCTGAACTAAATCATTTCTACCCATAATAAGGGGCTGATAATTAGGTGAATTTAATATAATTGTGATATTTAGTGTTACTATtcataataaaatgaacataaacaaagaaacaggaacTGTGTTCTTCCTTGATCCAGATCCAGATGAGCTGAAGTTATTCCTTCTAATTTGGATCAAACTCCACTTCTGGGAAGATTTTATACAAATTAATTCCCTCAAATGAACAATTTAAGCTCTTTGATGGAGTTAATAAAGTTCTGTGTTTAAGCAGCCTGTTTCTGTAGCTACAGGTcttaaaattaagaaaattaaTCCAAACTTTGTGGACAAAGACTAAAAAGCAGAATAACTCAAGCTgtgtcagaaaataaactgtcCCAAAGCCAAGCAGCATCAATGTCAggatgtttgtttgctttttaataaaagtgacTTCCATTGTAGAGGAATCAGGAAGTTACACTTTTATAAAAGAGAATAAACAAGCCGGCgtgaagaaataaagaaaccCACCCTGCATGTGAGACAGCCGAGGTTCTGCTCTTTGCAGAGCAGCAAAATCAGATTTATCAAAGAGCTCTGCAGAAAATCACATTATTAATGGctctgaaagctttttttctcttaagcTTCTTCTAGAGTTACAAAAATCAGTTCCAAAGGTTCTGCCTTGtgagttttttatgttgtattatttaaatatttaccattTGAAAATTATCAGCAACCCTGAGGTCAGTTTTTAAGaactttgcttttttgtttgttttgaaggcaccaaaaacagaaaaataagtcgaactgtttctgttgtttcctgGTTTTAACCCTCTACGGTACGCATGATGAAATCAGttggaaaaaaattgtttgggatgtttttttaacataaaatagaCTAGGTAAACATAAtcaagagacatttttaaaaaatattaatttttttgttattttttgttgttgttgccttaTGGCAACACTGTACGATAGTGGAAATTAATGATGGAAATTTATGAAAACAAGAGCttgtttattattgtaaaaacctttatttaggAACTCAGGTTATAATCTAAACAGTCCCCAGTAGCATTAACAATTAACAATGCAACtcatttgaaagtttaaaaaaatgtaaaagatattttatgacatttcattggaatttttcatttgaatcattGTTGTCATTTGATTTGAGTGTCTTGATGCTGCCGTTTTTGCCTTACTGCTTCCTGTGGAGGAGGTGGACctagaaaagaaacaaatatccTTAATATGTTATGAACCTGCCAATTTAATGCAACACATAAATAATAGTTGCACTTTCACCCACAGTGAACTGTAACTGCACTTTCATCTTCACTGCCCCCCTGTTCTCACTGTTCCTCCTGTCCTTGCTGTCTCCACTGTCCTCGCTGTCTCCACTGTCTTCATTCTCTGGCTCATAGTCTTCATCATTCTCGCTGTCTCCATcatcctccctctctccttgcTGGGTCGCAAGCTGCTCATTTTCTTCATCACTAAATCCTAATTCATCCTCACTACCATCTACAGGAAGTgctagtttag from Kryptolebias marmoratus isolate JLee-2015 linkage group LG17, ASM164957v2, whole genome shotgun sequence includes these protein-coding regions:
- the cdk5rap3 gene encoding CDK5 regulatory subunit-associated protein 3, which produces MENIQNLPIDIQTSKLLDWLLDRRHCNIKWQSTIKTIREKINAAIQDMPENEEIKQLLSGSYIHYFHCLRIVEILKGTEASSKNIFGRYSSQRMKDWQEIVSLYEADNVYLAEVASLLIRNVSYEGPALRKQLAKAQQLQQELSRREVECQSSAAELRERYYAACKQYGITGENVPRELQALVKELPDVLEKVGRDAAQLEELIQLYAAFTNFVCDWSEPILPMLTFAQKKGNKTFYEWRTGNVPMVVERPAVEDGPPDAVTEDTIDWGDFGKGADDLGVNAGVAVEDGIDWGISLEPTSEDAGAGGIDWGDSEAAPVEIEVVDAGTECPEGVARGEDALSLLENPQSRSQFIDELMELEAFLTQRISEMGEEGDVVAMSQFQLAPSVIQNQTREHVRAMLSQVQDLLGRLTSLRMQHLFMILASPRYVERVSEMLRQKLKQADILLLKAATMAERRQETLQEQSRLEPRVDLLAGRTRELQKLIEADISKRYHSRPVNLMGVNI